GAGGGAGGATTTTGAATGAGAACTTTCACAAAAAATAGCGCTTTACTGCTTATGACATTACCTGGTTTGCTTCTATTGATTGCGTTTCATTACTTGCCCATTGGCGGCATACTGATCGCGTTCAAAAATTTCCGTTATTCGGGGGGAAGCTTCTTCACGAACTTCCAAAATAGCCCGTGGGTCGGCTTCAAAAACTTTGAGTTTTTTTTGAAAGCGCCGGATGCATTCCTTATAACACGCAATACCGTCGTCTACAATTTGATATTTATTGCATTGGGTTCTCTAATTGCCCTATTTCTTGCAATCGCTTTAAATGAGATCAGAAATAGACGGCTAGCCAAAGTGTATCAGACGACGATCTTGCTGCCCTATTTTCTATCATGGATTGCGGTCAGCTACCTGTTCTACGGATTTCTTAGCGTCGATAAAGGGATCATCAACCAATTGATTCTGCAGCCGCTTGGCATAGATGCCGTGCAGTGGTACAGCGACACCAAGTATTGGCCTTATATCCTTGTCTTCACTAATATATGGAAATATGCCGGTTATAATTGTATCGTCTATTTGGCCTCGATTACGGGGATCGCTCATGAATACTACGAAGCTGCTGCACTTGATGGCGCGTCCAAATGGCAACAAATTCGCCATATTACGATTCCATCCATCTCCACAGTCATAACGTTACTCGTGCTGTTAGGAATCGGACGAATGTTTTTTGCGGATTTTGGTTTATTCTATCAGGTTCCCATGAATTCCGGTGCCCTGTTTGACGTCACCAATGTAATCGACACTTACGTTTTCCGGGCATTGATGAATAGCGGGGATATCGGAATGTCTTCAGCCGCAAGTACGTTCCAAGCGTTCGTAGGATTTATATTCGTTCTTTTATCGAACTACGTGGTTCGAAAAATAGATAAAGACAAAGCCATTTTCTAAGGGGGGAGATCGATGAAATCTGCTATAAAAATCAATTCCATATCGGCTACGGCCAACTTGATTATTCACGCGTTGTTTATCCTAATGGCTTTGACTTGCGTAGTTCCGCTGCTCCTGGTGGTAGTGGTTTCCATAACCGACGAACAATCCGTAGTTATTGACGGATACAGGTTCTGGCCTCAGCAATTTTCATTGGAGGCTTACAAGTACCTTTTGCAGGAAGGTAAAACCATCATTCAAGCTTATGGCGTAACAATCTTCGTAACCGTCGTAGGGACGATATTGAGCCTGTTCGTTATCTCATCATTTGCGTATCCATTGTCTAGAAAGGATTTTGCCTATCGCAAGCTATTTACCTTTCTGGTGGTCTTTACACTGTTATTCTCAGGTGGCATGGTCTCCTGGTATATGGTGACGACGCAACTCTTTCAACTCAAGAATAATGTGTGGGCATTGATCGTTCCGTATCTATTTAATGGATGGTATGTAATGATCATGAGAACTTATTTCATGACATCGATTCCTGACGGGATTATTGAATCAGCCAAAATCGATGGAGCCGGTGAATATCGAATCTTCTTTTCTATTGTGTTACGGCTGTCCTTGCCAGGCTTAGCGACGATCGGTCTATTCAGTTCCATTGTATATTGGAACGATTGGTGGCTGCCCCTTATGTTAGTTCAAGATGACAAGATATTGAATATTCAATATTTGTTATATAAAGCGCAGAGTACAGCGGACTTCCTATCCTCCGTGAGTGGACAGAATTATGGGACCGTTATGCAGATTTCGCCACCTTCGCTTACGGTTCGAATGGCGCTTGCCGTGGTTGGAATAGGCCCGATTGTGCTCGCTTATCCGTTTTTTCAAAAGTATTTTGTCCAGGGCTTGACAGTAGGTGCAATTAAAGGCTAAATCCAATCATATTGGTTAGCATAGATACTCACAAATTGGGAGGTTATCAAGATGGCAAAGGGGAAAAGGCAGATGCAAGCGTTGACAGTGGGGATGTTGTCACTGTCCATCGTATTAGCAGGCTGCAGCAGCAACAGCAATCAGGCAAGTGTCACCACTACGCCAAGTCCGAGTGCCAAAGGGACTCAAGCGGAGTTAGCGCCGTATCAAATCGACTGGTATATCATTGGCACAGCACCTCAACCGGATAATGAACTGGTAGAAGCCGAAATTAATAAGATTACGCAACCAGCAATCAATGCTACGGTCAAGATGCATGTTATTCCTTTCGGGGATTATGACAACAAGATGACTGCGTCCCTGGCAACCGGCGAGAAGGTAGATCTCATGTTTACCTCCAATGGGAATATGAACTACAATACGATGGTAGGGAAAGGGGCATTCGTCGATCTGACGGATAAGCTCGATAAATTAGCGCCTGATGCGAAAAAGCTGTTGTCGGAAGGTTTCTTGCAAGCCAGCGCGATTAAGGGACGAAATTACACGTTGGCTGCGTATAAGGAGAAGGGCTCATGGCTCGGCCTTATAGCAAGTAAAAATTTGATGGAAAAGTATAAAATCAATATTTCTCAAATGAAGAGCATAGAAGATATGGAACCAGCTCTAAAAATCATCAAAGAGAATGAACCGGGAATTACGCCATTTCTAGCTACCATGACAACCCGAGCTCCTAATTTTAATAATCGGGACTTCTGGAATGTATCGCCGATTCAATCGCTTATGTTGAAAAAGGACGGAAGCGGCTATACACTGGAGTTGGATGAGCCGGCCTACATGAGTACGTTGAAAACGATGAATAAATATTACAAGGCGGGATACATTCCGGCAGACGCGGCTGTTAAGAAGGTT
Above is a genomic segment from Paenibacillus sp. HWE-109 containing:
- a CDS encoding ABC transporter permease, whose translation is MRTFTKNSALLLMTLPGLLLLIAFHYLPIGGILIAFKNFRYSGGSFFTNFQNSPWVGFKNFEFFLKAPDAFLITRNTVVYNLIFIALGSLIALFLAIALNEIRNRRLAKVYQTTILLPYFLSWIAVSYLFYGFLSVDKGIINQLILQPLGIDAVQWYSDTKYWPYILVFTNIWKYAGYNCIVYLASITGIAHEYYEAAALDGASKWQQIRHITIPSISTVITLLVLLGIGRMFFADFGLFYQVPMNSGALFDVTNVIDTYVFRALMNSGDIGMSSAASTFQAFVGFIFVLLSNYVVRKIDKDKAIF
- a CDS encoding carbohydrate ABC transporter permease, whose amino-acid sequence is MKSAIKINSISATANLIIHALFILMALTCVVPLLLVVVVSITDEQSVVIDGYRFWPQQFSLEAYKYLLQEGKTIIQAYGVTIFVTVVGTILSLFVISSFAYPLSRKDFAYRKLFTFLVVFTLLFSGGMVSWYMVTTQLFQLKNNVWALIVPYLFNGWYVMIMRTYFMTSIPDGIIESAKIDGAGEYRIFFSIVLRLSLPGLATIGLFSSIVYWNDWWLPLMLVQDDKILNIQYLLYKAQSTADFLSSVSGQNYGTVMQISPPSLTVRMALAVVGIGPIVLAYPFFQKYFVQGLTVGAIKG
- a CDS encoding ABC transporter substrate-binding protein, with product MAKGKRQMQALTVGMLSLSIVLAGCSSNSNQASVTTTPSPSAKGTQAELAPYQIDWYIIGTAPQPDNELVEAEINKITQPAINATVKMHVIPFGDYDNKMTASLATGEKVDLMFTSNGNMNYNTMVGKGAFVDLTDKLDKLAPDAKKLLSEGFLQASAIKGRNYTLAAYKEKGSWLGLIASKNLMEKYKINISQMKSIEDMEPALKIIKENEPGITPFLATMTTRAPNFNNRDFWNVSPIQSLMLKKDGSGYTLELDEPAYMSTLKTMNKYYKAGYIPADAAVKKVTNDDKAKAGFILSQLKPYVDVQVGNAIGIPMVYQNFGKPITTTNDLVGSMMAIPTNSKNPDRVLMFYNMMYANEKLINLVGRGIEGKHYVKKGDKRIDYAPDTDNGKKSGYKPNTTWAYGNQFQTYLMPGEPDDIWAQFKKFNDESEIVPDLGFNFDSSTLTSEVAAIKNVESEFRPILETGSVDPEAYVPKFKEKLKAAGIDKVLQEMNKQYDSWKASAKK